The following proteins come from a genomic window of Lolium rigidum isolate FL_2022 unplaced genomic scaffold, APGP_CSIRO_Lrig_0.1 contig_7103_1, whole genome shotgun sequence:
- the LOC124682219 gene encoding uncharacterized protein LOC124682219, translating into MDSQLPPLPATPTTITCVGDDLLREIFLRLPALPSLVRAAFACSDFRRAVRSSPAFRHSFRALHAPPVLGFFLDPNFEVAPAFPCPWRSGDPELDQADVIDVCFPHSIRSRQGYFILDNVSGSTSAYYNPLMQALYLDIHYISLHFYTLSSEDGQAPPRVVCVIQVLGGWARAAVFSSDTKEWQFFPENMLTIIDADMAGRVMRGLIWWPNCCLEKTVVLNTATFQFSLIDVPSPSIREEESSYKLGETKDGKPCLVDVEGDKLVSYFLTADDDSVIKRWMLYKEFPLVPIVKNLTGFSKDEELRHVWPKVVTVIDGFVYLSIFYYKDTQSSELYLSLCLKTSEICKLFKGAYCYNLQSHPYVMAWPPSLLQSKEESETEFTEDSVADDGHVGTEKASSVLVAALESLSQALMDDGCITKEIVAAVHASLHPSADQDGITKNVMATLDAVLRPNEDGDGLLSKITSFDAQLITGRDRILRRSV; encoded by the exons ATGGATTCCCAGCTGCCACCGTTGCCGGCCACACCCACCACCATAACCTGTGTCGGCGATGACCTCCTCCGCGAgatcttcctccgcctcccggcccTCCCGAGCCTTGTCCGCGCCGCCTTCGCCTGCAGCGACTTTCGCCGCGCCGTCCGCTCGTCCCCCGCCTTCCGCCACAGTTTCCGTGCGCTCCACGCGCCGCCTGTCCTCGGGTTCTTCCTTGATCCAAACTTTGAAGTGGCCCCGGCCTTTCCCTGCCCTTGGCGCAGCGGCGACCCTGAGCTCGACCAAGCCGATGTCATTGACGTCTGCTTCCCACACTCGATTCGTAGCCGTCAGGGCTACTTCATCCTCGACAACGTGAGCGGGAGCACTAGCGCCTACTACAACCCGCTAATGCAGGCGCTGTATTTGGACATCCATTACATCTCTCTTCATTTCTACACTCTCTCCTCCGAAGATGGCCAGGCGCCGCCCCGTGTGGTCTGTGTCATTCAGGTCCTCGGAGGGTGGGCACGTGCCGCCGTCTTCTCATCTGACACCAAGGAGTGGCAATTTTTTCCGGAGAATATGCTGACAATAATCGATGCTGACATGGCCGGTAGGGTGATGCGAGGGCTCATCTGGTGGCCAAACTGTTGCCTGGAAAAAACTGTGGTGCTCAACACCGCGACCTTCCAGTTCTCTCTAATCGACGTGCCGAGTCCTTCGATCAGAGAAGAAGAGTCGTCATATAAGCTTGGTGAGACTAAGGATGGGAAGCCCTGCCTGGTAGATGTAGAGGGTGACAAACTTGTTTCTTATTTCCTGACAGCCGACGACGATAGTGTCATCAAGAGGTGGATGTTGTACAAGGAGTTCCCGTTGGTCCCGATTGTTAAGAATCTCACTGGATTCTCAAAAGATGAAGAGCTCCGTCATGTCTGGCCGAAGGTTGTGACGGTCATCGATGGCTTTGTATATCTGTCTATTTTCTACTACAAGGACACACAATCTTCTGAGTTGTATCTATCCTTGTGCCTGAAAACATCGGAGATATGCAAGCTCTTTAAAGGTGCATATTGCTACAATTTGCAGAGCCATCCCTACGTCATGGCATGGCCTCCCTCTTTGTTACAAAGCAAG GAGGAATCAGAAACTGAATTCACTGAAGACAGTGTTGCAGACGATGGTCATGTTGGCACAGAGAAAGCTTCCTCTGTGCTTGTCGCGGCACTGGAGTCTCTCAGCCAAGCTCTGATGGATGACGGTTGTATTACTAAAGAAATAGTTGCGGCGGTACATGCCAGCTTGCACCCCAGCGCGGATCAAGATGGCATCACTAAAAATGTGATGGCGACGTTAGATGCCGTCTTGCGTCCCAACGAAGACGGTGATGGTCTGCTGAGCAAGATCACTAGTTTTGATGCACAGTTGATAACTGGAAGAGACCGTATCTTGAGGAGAAGTGTATGA